The genomic DNA CTGCGCCTGGCCCTCGCCCTTATCGTGCTGATGTTTTTCATGCTGTCGTAATCAGGAGACCTTGCCATGAACCTCGCCCGTCGTTGCCATCGCCCGCTCGCTCTGTTGCGGGAGTCCTGTTCCCGAGCCCTGTTCGGTGGCCTGGGGCTGCTGAGCTCGACGCTGGTTTGGGCTGATCTGCCGACCATGGAGGCGCCCTCCCGTGGCGAAGGTTCGGGGCTGATCGACACCATCAAAAATTACGCCTACGACGGCGGCATCCTCCTCGGCCTATTGATCGCCACCCTCGCCTTTCTCGGTGTAGCCTGGCATTCCCTGACCGTCTACGCCGACGTGCAGAACCAGCGCAAGACCTGGAAGGACCTGGGCGCCGTCGTCGGCGTCGGCGCGCTGCTGGTGGTGGTGATCCTGTGGTTCCTCACGAAAGCCGCAACGATCCTGTGAGGTCACCATGTCCGACGCCCCTGCCACCCTGCCTGACGGCACGTTGAGCTTCCTCCCCGAACGCCTCAATCGTGACCCGGCCGTCTTGCGCGGACTCACCAACGACGAGATGTGGGTCGCATTGATCATGGGCGCAGGGCTAGGTGTGA from Pseudomonas putida includes the following:
- a CDS encoding TIGR03745 family integrating conjugative element membrane protein, translating into MNLARRCHRPLALLRESCSRALFGGLGLLSSTLVWADLPTMEAPSRGEGSGLIDTIKNYAYDGGILLGLLIATLAFLGVAWHSLTVYADVQNQRKTWKDLGAVVGVGALLVVVILWFLTKAATIL